The following are encoded together in the Nocardioides thalensis genome:
- a CDS encoding ATP-binding protein, whose translation MAELRWSRASVRFRTTAGAVLIVAVVLVVGAIVLVALVRASLRDGLEAGAEQRVSSLADEIESGGLPDPPGRDDSDDADDEPEEVVWQVLAADGSVVRSSQPLARSLPSDGGEVSLPGGEHPYLVVTEDAEWGEEEYVVVAAVALEDVEESTAALLPPLLVGLPLVLLLVGGTTWLVAARALAPVERIRQEADQITGDRLDRRVPEPASRDEVHRLARTVNRMLGRLEESRDRQRQFVADASHELRSPLASIRQTAEVASAHPDALPPGELAEAVLEESDRMQRLIEQLLLLSRADEGAALRGRDDVDLDDLALTEGARVRRTGLAVDTSGVSAGRVRGDRLALGQVVRNLVDNAARHARTTVSLSVRTAPGGGADAVELVVEDDGPGIPAADRERVFERFVRLDEARARDAGGSGLGLAIVREIVAAHGGTVTVDDGALGGARLVVRLPA comes from the coding sequence GTGGCTGAGCTGCGGTGGAGCCGCGCCTCGGTGCGGTTCCGTACGACGGCCGGCGCGGTGCTGATCGTCGCGGTCGTGCTCGTGGTCGGGGCGATCGTGCTCGTCGCGCTGGTGCGCGCGTCGCTCCGCGACGGACTGGAGGCCGGCGCCGAGCAACGGGTGTCGTCGCTGGCCGACGAGATCGAGAGCGGCGGGCTGCCGGACCCGCCTGGGCGCGACGACTCCGACGACGCGGACGACGAGCCCGAGGAGGTCGTGTGGCAGGTGCTGGCCGCCGACGGGTCCGTCGTCCGGTCGTCCCAGCCGTTGGCCCGCTCTCTCCCGTCCGACGGCGGCGAGGTCTCCCTGCCCGGCGGCGAGCATCCCTACCTCGTGGTCACCGAGGACGCCGAGTGGGGCGAGGAGGAGTACGTCGTCGTCGCGGCCGTCGCGCTGGAGGACGTCGAGGAGTCGACCGCCGCCCTGCTGCCGCCGCTGCTGGTCGGCCTGCCTCTCGTGCTCCTGCTGGTGGGTGGCACGACCTGGCTCGTCGCCGCCCGGGCGCTGGCGCCCGTGGAGCGGATCCGGCAGGAGGCCGACCAGATCACCGGCGACCGGCTCGACCGGCGGGTCCCGGAGCCCGCCTCCCGCGACGAGGTGCACCGCCTGGCCCGCACGGTGAACCGGATGCTCGGCCGGCTCGAGGAGTCGCGGGACCGGCAGCGCCAGTTCGTGGCGGACGCCTCCCACGAGCTGCGCTCGCCGCTGGCCAGCATCCGACAGACGGCAGAAGTGGCCTCCGCCCATCCGGACGCACTCCCACCCGGCGAGCTCGCCGAGGCCGTGCTCGAGGAGTCGGACCGGATGCAGCGGCTCATCGAGCAGCTGCTGCTGCTCAGCCGCGCCGACGAGGGTGCCGCACTGCGCGGTCGCGACGACGTCGACCTCGACGACCTCGCGCTCACGGAGGGTGCGCGGGTACGCCGTACCGGCCTCGCCGTGGACACCTCCGGCGTCAGCGCGGGCCGGGTGCGCGGAGACCGGCTCGCGCTCGGGCAGGTGGTGCGCAACCTGGTGGACAACGCGGCCCGGCACGCGCGGACCACGGTCTCCCTCTCCGTCCGCACGGCCCCCGGCGGCGGTGCCGACGCCGTGGAGCTGGTGGTCGAGGACGACGGGCCGGGCATCCCCGCCGCGGACCGAGAACGGGTCTTCGAGCGGTTCGTCCGCCTCGACGAGGCGCGGGCGCGGGACGCCGGCGGGAGCGGCCTCGGGCTCGCGATCGTGCGCGAGATCGTGGCCGCGCATGGCGGGACGGTCACGGTCGATGACGGCGCTCTCGGGGGCGCGCGGCTCGTCGTACGGCTGCCCGCCTGA